A single Musa acuminata AAA Group cultivar baxijiao chromosome BXJ2-1, Cavendish_Baxijiao_AAA, whole genome shotgun sequence DNA region contains:
- the LOC135582249 gene encoding protein MLN51 homolog isoform X5 has protein sequence MATRREDAEYESDPEDAPLPSMRRREASDDEDGMASDGGGKPVRKDPRAGIGSDGESDGQGGAQVYDDEADEEEDEMEEYYDEEEEYGEMDEELEMEDEVVEEGGHRAASVKEEGIKDVRQSLEYEGQGDGDRRSSGNAMEHPDENQVEDEEEKKKENEPYAVPTAGAFYMHDDRFQDNGRGRRRRMFGGRKLWDPKDERAWVHDRFEEMNLQDAQYDEERMRSRGRFRGRGGGKSRGASRGYGRGSRHRDYSDVVNSQNRTSRTVRGRGPRRYEALPKNNRDIPASRQKQSPAKPQEPTTSASTRKQSSQTANVELDPVVPQKHSFASSLNSASPPFYPSGSSNSNQDILLMQKRDAQAGIINDSLSYSMHTEENSQSSQSSTLLRGKTVVDSVGHDRLYMSDSHRSVVGKTLASVHLQPSGFYPSPDNADISSSSRVQGTGINTAGPPNNQSASAVNHVGRVSAHTQAPNVQPSPAQTSFQPAVRVPAQQFIHRSVSGNQTSSSSPPPAGNSSEVGDVDSPPGSGKSRTSVVGKGKINNQGTGRSSFIYSGGQVLGATGAMGLAHGDQNFRTPALLPVMQFGGQHPSGLGVPAVGMALPGYVAQPQLGFGNSEMTWVPVLAGMPGALGASYCPPYLALDGNYYRPSGQNSSSASSNWFLLEKEFC, from the exons ATGGCGACAAGGCGTGAGGACGCGGAGTACGAGAGCGATCCTGAGGACGCGCCGCTCCCCTCGATGCGGCGGAGGGAGGCCAGCGACGACGAGGACGGGATGGCATCCGACGGCGGGGGGAAGCCGGTGAGGAAGGACCCGAGGGCTGGGATCGGATCTGACGGAGAATCGGATGGCCAAGGTGGAGCACAGGTCTACGACGATGAAGCggatgaggaggaagatgagaTGGAGGAGTACTACGATGAGGAAGAGGAATATGGTGAAATGGATGAGGAATTGGAAATGGAAGATGAAGTCGTGGAAGAGGGAGGACATCGTGCTGCCTCGGTAAAGGAGGAGGGTATTAAGGACGTACGGCAGTCCCTGGAATATGAGGGCCAGGGAGATGGTGACCGGAGATCCAGTGGGAACGCAATGGAACACCCGGACGAGAATCAGgtggaagatgaggaggagaagaagaaggagaatgaGCCGTATGCTGTGCCCACTGCTGGGGCTTTCTACATGCATGATGACCGATTCCAGGACAATGGCAGGGGACGACGCAG GCGTATGTTTGGTGGGCGGAAGTTGTGGGATCCTAAGGATGAACGTGCCTGGGTGCATGATAGATTTGAAGAGATGAATCTGCAAGATGCACAATACGATGAG GAAAGAATGAGATCCAGGGGCCGTTTTAGAGGTCGAGGTGGTGGCAAAAGTCGGGGTGCTAGTCGTGGTTATGGTAGAGGCAGCAGACATCGCGATTACAGTGATGTTGTCAACAGTCAAAACCGTACCTCGAGGACTGTAAGAGGAAGAGGACCTAGGCGCTATGAAgctcttccaaagaacaatagAGACATTCCTGCCAGTCGACAGAAACA ATCACCTGCAAAACCTCAAGAGCCAACAACGAGTGCTAGTACAAGGAAACAATCCTCTCAAACTGCAAATGTGGAGTTGGACCCTGTTGTTCCTCAAAAGCATTCTTTTGCTTCAAGCCTAAATTCTGCTTCTCCCCCTTTTTACCCTTCTGGATCATCCAATTCCAACCAAGACATCTTGTTGATGCAGAAAAGAGATGCACAAGCTGGAATTATTAACGATAGCCTCTCCTATTCAATGCATACGGAAGAGAATTCTCAGTCATCTCAGTCTAGCACATTGCTGAGAGGAAAGACAGTTGTTGATTCTGTTGGCCATGATAGGTTGTATATGAGCGATTCCCACCGATCAGTTGTTGGAAAAACTTTGGCTAGTGTTCATTTGCAGCCTTCGGGGTTTTATCCATCACCTGATAATGCTGATATTTCATCCAGCTCCAGGGTCCAAGGAACAGGTATTAACACTGCTGGACCACCAAATAATCAATCTGCTTCTGCTGTTAACCATGTTGGAAGAGTTTCTGCACATACCCAGGCTCCAAATGTTCAGCCGAGCCCAGCTCAAACTTCTTTTCAACCTGCTGTACGGGTTCCTGCTCAGCAATTCATCCACCGTTCTGTCAGTGGAAATCAAACTTCATCTTCATCTCCACCTCCAGCAGGAAATTCATCTGAAGTTGGAGATGTTGATTCACCTCCAGGTTCAGGTAAATCCAGAACTTCAGTGGTTGGGAAGGGCAAAATTAACAATCAAGGAACTGGAAGAAGTTCGTTCATTTATAGTGGAGGCCAAGTTCTTGGAGCGACTGGGGCTATGGGCCTTGCCCATGGTGATCAAAACTTCCGCACTCCAGCACTCTTACCAG TTATGCAATTTGGAGGCCAGCATCCTAGTGGCCTTGGAGTCCCTGCTGTTGGTATGGCACTTCCTGGATATGTTGCTCAACCGCAGCTTGGTTTTGGGAATTCTGAAATGACATG GGTGCCAGTATTGGCGGGTATGCCTGGGGCTCTAGGGGCATCTTATTGTCCACCCTACCTTGCTCTTGATGGAAACTATTATCGTCCTTCAGGACAGAACTCATCATCAGCTTCCTCCAA TTGGTTTCTTCTAGAGAAAGAATTTTGCTAA
- the LOC135582249 gene encoding protein MLN51 homolog isoform X7, which translates to MATRREDAEYESDPEDAPLPSMRRREASDDEDGMASDGGGKPVRKDPRAGIGSDGESDGQGGAQVYDDEADEEEDEMEEYYDEEEEYGEMDEELEMEDEVVEEGGHRAASVKEEGIKDVRQSLEYEGQGDGDRRSSGNAMEHPDENQVEDEEEKKKENEPYAVPTAGAFYMHDDRFQDNGRGRRRRMFGGRKLWDPKDERAWVHDRFEEMNLQDAQYDEERMRSRGRFRGRGGGKSRGASRGYGRGSRHRDYSDVVNSQNRTSRTVRGRGPRRYEALPKNNRDIPASRQKQSPAKPQEPTTSASTRKQSSQTANVELDPVVPQKHSFASSLNSASPPFYPSGSSNSNQDILLMQKRDAQAGIINDSLSYSMHTEENSQSSQSSTLLRGKTVVDSVGHDRLYMSDSHRSVVGKTLASVHLQPSGFYPSPDNADISSSSRVQGTGINTAGPPNNQSASAVNHVGRVSAHTQAPNVQPSPAQTSFQPAVRVPAQQFIHRSVSGNQTSSSSPPPAGNSSEVGDVDSPPGSGKSRTSVVGKGKINNQGTGRSSFIYSGGQVLGATGAMGLAHGDQNFRTPALLPVMQFGGQHPSGLGVPAVGMALPGYVAQPQLGFGNSEMTWVPVLAGMPGALGASYCPPYLALDGNYYRPSGQNSSSASSNLL; encoded by the exons ATGGCGACAAGGCGTGAGGACGCGGAGTACGAGAGCGATCCTGAGGACGCGCCGCTCCCCTCGATGCGGCGGAGGGAGGCCAGCGACGACGAGGACGGGATGGCATCCGACGGCGGGGGGAAGCCGGTGAGGAAGGACCCGAGGGCTGGGATCGGATCTGACGGAGAATCGGATGGCCAAGGTGGAGCACAGGTCTACGACGATGAAGCggatgaggaggaagatgagaTGGAGGAGTACTACGATGAGGAAGAGGAATATGGTGAAATGGATGAGGAATTGGAAATGGAAGATGAAGTCGTGGAAGAGGGAGGACATCGTGCTGCCTCGGTAAAGGAGGAGGGTATTAAGGACGTACGGCAGTCCCTGGAATATGAGGGCCAGGGAGATGGTGACCGGAGATCCAGTGGGAACGCAATGGAACACCCGGACGAGAATCAGgtggaagatgaggaggagaagaagaaggagaatgaGCCGTATGCTGTGCCCACTGCTGGGGCTTTCTACATGCATGATGACCGATTCCAGGACAATGGCAGGGGACGACGCAG GCGTATGTTTGGTGGGCGGAAGTTGTGGGATCCTAAGGATGAACGTGCCTGGGTGCATGATAGATTTGAAGAGATGAATCTGCAAGATGCACAATACGATGAG GAAAGAATGAGATCCAGGGGCCGTTTTAGAGGTCGAGGTGGTGGCAAAAGTCGGGGTGCTAGTCGTGGTTATGGTAGAGGCAGCAGACATCGCGATTACAGTGATGTTGTCAACAGTCAAAACCGTACCTCGAGGACTGTAAGAGGAAGAGGACCTAGGCGCTATGAAgctcttccaaagaacaatagAGACATTCCTGCCAGTCGACAGAAACA ATCACCTGCAAAACCTCAAGAGCCAACAACGAGTGCTAGTACAAGGAAACAATCCTCTCAAACTGCAAATGTGGAGTTGGACCCTGTTGTTCCTCAAAAGCATTCTTTTGCTTCAAGCCTAAATTCTGCTTCTCCCCCTTTTTACCCTTCTGGATCATCCAATTCCAACCAAGACATCTTGTTGATGCAGAAAAGAGATGCACAAGCTGGAATTATTAACGATAGCCTCTCCTATTCAATGCATACGGAAGAGAATTCTCAGTCATCTCAGTCTAGCACATTGCTGAGAGGAAAGACAGTTGTTGATTCTGTTGGCCATGATAGGTTGTATATGAGCGATTCCCACCGATCAGTTGTTGGAAAAACTTTGGCTAGTGTTCATTTGCAGCCTTCGGGGTTTTATCCATCACCTGATAATGCTGATATTTCATCCAGCTCCAGGGTCCAAGGAACAGGTATTAACACTGCTGGACCACCAAATAATCAATCTGCTTCTGCTGTTAACCATGTTGGAAGAGTTTCTGCACATACCCAGGCTCCAAATGTTCAGCCGAGCCCAGCTCAAACTTCTTTTCAACCTGCTGTACGGGTTCCTGCTCAGCAATTCATCCACCGTTCTGTCAGTGGAAATCAAACTTCATCTTCATCTCCACCTCCAGCAGGAAATTCATCTGAAGTTGGAGATGTTGATTCACCTCCAGGTTCAGGTAAATCCAGAACTTCAGTGGTTGGGAAGGGCAAAATTAACAATCAAGGAACTGGAAGAAGTTCGTTCATTTATAGTGGAGGCCAAGTTCTTGGAGCGACTGGGGCTATGGGCCTTGCCCATGGTGATCAAAACTTCCGCACTCCAGCACTCTTACCAG TTATGCAATTTGGAGGCCAGCATCCTAGTGGCCTTGGAGTCCCTGCTGTTGGTATGGCACTTCCTGGATATGTTGCTCAACCGCAGCTTGGTTTTGGGAATTCTGAAATGACATG GGTGCCAGTATTGGCGGGTATGCCTGGGGCTCTAGGGGCATCTTATTGTCCACCCTACCTTGCTCTTGATGGAAACTATTATCGTCCTTCAGGACAGAACTCATCATCAGCTTCCTCCAA CTTATTGTGA